Proteins encoded together in one Orrella marina window:
- a CDS encoding DEAD/DEAH box helicase: MQVEWIHGRSTKVSLARRWPLTFVPSNTRQFAILMHTAQTYRQEMIVEKESNVTKESTAKASVKSSRTASKSSTKVGRATLKSVVKTAMNPAARPADKATANADRTAGSMKSADSSLPGNPVRGKKPAKKATAKKSAAKKSAAKKAAVRKEAAKEPRLLRSHAPENLSREEWQRGLRRQFGREQDFGLQNVGHEPFFSEFKVSNPDSGSAYRVVIRGLNPGDNYCACPDYATNELGTCKHIEFTLFSLQKKRGAKTAFARGYHPPFSEIYLRHATALSSQRAVHFRAGTDCPDVIRKLAAVLFDEQADGRMRDIEIRDLERFMALATQAEHDLRVYDDALDFLAGQRDARRRQEQLQKLFPDGPNDARLRKLLKVPLYPYQAEGALFAVRAGRALIGDEMGLGKTIQAIAAAEILIRHFGALKVLVICPTSLAYQWQSEIARLTGRDPGLSAGGIRVMSGARTRREQEYPIEDLYKITNYEKLKLDQDLITQWSPDLVIVDEAQRIKNWNTLAARSLKRIDSPYAVVLTGTPLENKLEELISIVQFVDQHRLGPTWKLLNEHQVRDEAGRVTGYTGLERIGQTLAPIMIRRLKAEVLTQLPERTDTNLLVPMTEAQMACHQENENVVNRIVHRWRKLRFLTDTDQRRLMSALQNMRMACVSTYLLDDASDHGVKADELTQIFERLFESDDTKAVVFSQWLGTQEILARRLDASGIGYVRFHGQVPSDQRGDLINRFKNDPQCRVFLASDAAATGMNLQFATTVVNMDLPWNPALMEQRIARIHRMGQQRPIQVINLISKGTIEEGMLSRLAFKRSLAAGILDGASGEISLGGSRLNRFMKDIEAVTEGKYQAAQAGHAGQADLMTPQEEASGVMAAASETDHSGEDGARQRVQDDVAIRAGDEVDTVRKASADVGDDASNDGQRIPGSTQPESAVPDTEVLQDGQTMIADPWQAFAQVGSELVSALTAASDPRKSHPWVERDQSGRQSLRLPLPSPEVSRQMADVLSMLASALRRP, encoded by the coding sequence ATGCAAGTAGAATGGATCCACGGTCGGTCTACGAAGGTGAGTCTCGCCCGAAGATGGCCCCTGACGTTTGTGCCCAGTAACACCAGGCAGTTTGCCATACTGATGCATACTGCCCAGACATACCGCCAGGAAATGATTGTGGAGAAAGAATCGAACGTGACAAAAGAATCGACCGCAAAGGCATCTGTCAAATCATCCAGAACAGCCAGCAAGAGCTCAACCAAGGTTGGTCGCGCGACTTTGAAGAGTGTTGTGAAGACGGCAATGAATCCTGCAGCGAGGCCTGCAGACAAGGCCACAGCCAACGCAGACAGGACCGCTGGTTCCATGAAGTCGGCGGATTCGTCCTTGCCTGGAAACCCGGTTCGTGGCAAAAAGCCAGCGAAGAAGGCAACAGCAAAGAAATCAGCTGCAAAGAAATCAGCTGCAAAGAAAGCCGCGGTCAGAAAGGAGGCTGCCAAGGAACCTCGCCTGTTGCGCAGTCACGCCCCGGAGAACCTTTCCAGGGAGGAATGGCAGCGCGGATTGCGTCGTCAGTTTGGCCGGGAGCAGGATTTCGGGTTACAGAATGTCGGGCATGAACCGTTTTTCTCCGAGTTCAAAGTCAGCAATCCGGATTCTGGCAGTGCGTATCGGGTGGTCATTCGAGGCTTGAACCCTGGTGATAACTATTGCGCCTGTCCGGACTACGCCACCAACGAACTCGGGACCTGCAAGCACATCGAGTTCACCCTCTTTTCTCTCCAGAAAAAGCGCGGCGCAAAGACGGCGTTTGCCCGTGGATACCATCCGCCATTCTCAGAGATCTATCTTCGCCACGCGACCGCTCTAAGCAGTCAGCGGGCGGTGCATTTTCGGGCGGGAACCGATTGTCCCGATGTCATTCGCAAGCTCGCTGCAGTCCTATTTGATGAGCAGGCCGATGGACGGATGCGTGACATCGAGATCAGGGATCTTGAACGTTTCATGGCGCTTGCGACCCAGGCCGAACATGACTTACGGGTTTATGACGATGCACTGGATTTTCTGGCGGGGCAGCGTGACGCCAGACGTCGTCAGGAGCAACTGCAAAAGCTGTTTCCAGATGGCCCGAACGACGCTCGCCTGCGCAAATTGCTCAAGGTCCCGCTGTATCCGTATCAGGCTGAAGGGGCACTTTTTGCGGTGCGGGCAGGAAGGGCACTGATCGGTGATGAAATGGGTCTTGGCAAAACCATCCAGGCCATCGCCGCGGCGGAGATCCTGATCAGGCACTTTGGTGCACTGAAGGTTCTGGTGATCTGTCCCACCTCGCTTGCCTATCAGTGGCAAAGCGAGATTGCCCGCCTCACTGGCCGGGATCCTGGACTGTCTGCCGGTGGCATACGGGTCATGTCTGGTGCGCGGACCCGCCGGGAACAGGAGTACCCGATCGAGGATCTGTACAAGATCACCAACTACGAAAAACTCAAGCTCGATCAGGACCTGATCACCCAGTGGTCGCCTGATCTGGTGATCGTTGACGAGGCGCAGCGGATCAAGAACTGGAACACGCTCGCAGCCCGATCCCTTAAACGCATCGACAGCCCATATGCTGTGGTGCTCACCGGCACACCGCTGGAGAACAAACTCGAAGAACTGATCTCGATCGTCCAGTTCGTGGATCAGCATCGACTGGGTCCGACATGGAAGTTGCTCAACGAGCACCAGGTCAGGGACGAAGCGGGGCGTGTGACTGGTTACACAGGCCTCGAGCGGATTGGTCAGACCCTGGCGCCGATCATGATTCGCCGTCTTAAAGCAGAGGTACTGACCCAGTTGCCCGAACGCACAGACACCAATCTGCTTGTACCGATGACCGAGGCGCAGATGGCCTGTCACCAGGAGAACGAGAACGTCGTCAATCGCATCGTGCATCGCTGGCGCAAGCTGCGGTTTCTCACCGACACGGATCAGCGCCGCTTGATGTCGGCTTTGCAGAACATGCGCATGGCCTGTGTGAGCACCTATCTGCTTGACGATGCGAGCGATCACGGCGTCAAGGCTGACGAACTCACCCAGATCTTTGAGCGCCTGTTTGAATCGGACGATACCAAAGCGGTTGTGTTCAGCCAGTGGCTGGGCACGCAGGAGATTCTGGCACGCCGACTGGATGCATCGGGTATCGGCTATGTCCGGTTCCATGGGCAGGTGCCGTCTGACCAGCGTGGTGATTTGATCAACCGCTTCAAGAACGACCCTCAATGCAGGGTGTTTCTGGCCAGCGATGCAGCGGCCACAGGGATGAACCTGCAGTTCGCCACCACGGTGGTCAACATGGATCTACCCTGGAATCCGGCCTTGATGGAGCAACGCATCGCAAGAATTCATCGCATGGGCCAGCAACGACCGATTCAGGTGATCAATCTGATCTCCAAAGGCACGATTGAAGAAGGCATGCTCTCACGCCTGGCGTTCAAACGATCCCTGGCGGCCGGCATCCTGGATGGTGCGTCGGGTGAGATCTCGCTTGGCGGATCCCGACTCAATCGTTTCATGAAGGATATTGAAGCAGTCACCGAGGGCAAATATCAGGCCGCTCAGGCAGGTCATGCAGGTCAGGCCGATCTGATGACGCCGCAAGAAGAAGCGTCGGGCGTCATGGCTGCAGCAAGCGAAACTGACCATTCGGGTGAGGATGGCGCACGCCAGCGCGTGCAGGATGATGTGGCGATCAGGGCAGGAGACGAGGTCGACACCGTCAGGAAAGCCAGCGCGGATGTTGGCGATGACGCCAGCAATGACGGCCAGCGCATTCCCGGCAGTACACAACCCGAGTCTGCCGTCCCGGACACTGAAGTACTTCAGGATGGTCAGACAATGATTGCTGACCCCTGGCAGGCGTTTGCCCAGGTGGGTTCAGAGCTGGTGTCCGCACTGACTGCAGCTAGTGACCCCCGGAAAAGCCATCCCTGGGTCGAGCGTGATCAGAGCGGTCGGCAGAGCTTGCGTTTGCCATTACCGTCGCCAGAGGTGTCCCGTCAGATGGCAGATGTGTTGTCGATGCTCGCCAGTGCGTTGCGGCGCCCTTAG
- a CDS encoding branched-chain amino acid ABC transporter permease, with amino-acid sequence MRLYLLSTVCALVALWAGTAFTWLTTPIIFGLTYAIAALGVSVMVRAGQVSFGHAMYACISAYVVAFIARAYPGTDALVLILAGVVAATLTSALIGLFMVRYRGIFFGMLNLAFSMVLFALLSKLYHITGGTDGINITRPPLAGVAMNRDTYEQWLLIMSLALSLFLAVWVQRYFRSGSGQALSAIKTNETRLEYLGFSAYFIMWKGYVFSGLIVGFSGAMLALLQGLVTPEIGLWLRSGEYVFIVILGGAAHAAGAFLGAAVFETVKLMSSAYFPDLWQLFLGLSLIIVIFLVPNGIVGKFIEYNREKSRRKI; translated from the coding sequence ATGAGACTCTATCTCCTGAGCACTGTCTGTGCCCTGGTCGCACTCTGGGCCGGCACTGCCTTCACCTGGTTGACCACACCCATCATCTTCGGGTTGACGTACGCAATAGCCGCGCTGGGCGTGTCAGTGATGGTTCGGGCCGGACAGGTCTCGTTCGGTCACGCCATGTACGCCTGTATTTCAGCTTATGTGGTGGCCTTCATTGCCCGTGCCTATCCCGGTACTGATGCACTGGTCCTTATCCTGGCGGGCGTGGTCGCAGCCACGTTGACATCGGCCCTCATCGGCCTGTTCATGGTGCGCTACCGCGGCATTTTTTTCGGGATGCTGAACCTGGCCTTCAGCATGGTGCTGTTCGCCCTTCTGAGCAAGCTCTACCACATCACGGGCGGCACGGACGGGATCAACATCACCCGGCCACCGCTGGCAGGCGTCGCAATGAACCGCGACACCTACGAGCAGTGGCTACTCATCATGAGCCTCGCACTGTCGCTGTTTCTGGCGGTCTGGGTACAGCGTTACTTCCGTTCCGGTAGCGGTCAGGCACTCTCGGCCATCAAGACCAACGAGACGCGCCTGGAGTATCTGGGGTTTTCTGCTTACTTCATCATGTGGAAGGGTTACGTCTTCTCCGGATTGATTGTGGGATTTTCGGGTGCGATGCTGGCCCTTCTGCAAGGCCTGGTCACCCCCGAGATCGGACTCTGGCTGCGCTCTGGCGAGTACGTATTTATCGTGATTCTGGGTGGGGCTGCCCATGCCGCCGGAGCGTTTCTGGGCGCTGCTGTGTTCGAGACAGTCAAGCTCATGTCCTCAGCCTACTTTCCGGATCTGTGGCAACTGTTCCTGGGCCTGTCCCTCATCATTGTCATCTTTCTGGTGCCCAACGGGATTGTAGGCAAGTTCATTGAATACAACCGCGAGAAGTCACGGAGGAAGATCTGA
- a CDS encoding ABC transporter ATP-binding protein: MQPLVKTTDLYLAFGGVVAADHIDFELHQGERLAVIGQNGAGKTTFINICTGYLKPQTGKVYFDGRDITQMKPRQIVRLGLGRSFQLPQLFTEHTVRECIELAAARRNAELSWFRSLESTVDRKDVDDTLELVGLSDVSRERSSDLPEGKRKLLDVGMALALRPKLLIMDEPTSGVASEEKHPLMKTVMHALEERKVTSWFVEHDVDIVAEYASRVAAWIDGRIAADGPPDEVLENPQIKSDVLGV; the protein is encoded by the coding sequence ATGCAGCCCCTGGTCAAGACCACCGACCTTTATCTCGCGTTTGGCGGCGTCGTTGCTGCAGACCACATCGACTTCGAACTACACCAGGGCGAACGACTGGCGGTCATCGGCCAGAATGGTGCGGGTAAAACCACCTTTATCAACATCTGCACCGGTTACCTCAAACCCCAGACGGGCAAGGTGTATTTCGATGGGCGCGACATCACTCAGATGAAACCGCGCCAGATCGTGCGACTCGGTCTGGGTCGTTCGTTTCAGTTACCACAGCTCTTTACCGAGCACACGGTGCGCGAATGCATCGAGCTGGCCGCAGCCAGACGCAATGCCGAACTGAGCTGGTTTCGCAGTCTGGAGAGCACGGTTGACCGCAAGGACGTCGACGACACGCTCGAACTGGTCGGGCTTTCAGACGTCAGCCGGGAACGCTCATCGGACCTGCCTGAGGGCAAACGCAAGTTGCTGGACGTCGGCATGGCACTTGCCCTGCGTCCGAAGTTGCTCATCATGGATGAGCCCACCAGTGGCGTAGCCTCCGAAGAAAAGCACCCGCTCATGAAGACCGTCATGCACGCCCTGGAGGAAAGAAAGGTCACCAGCTGGTTCGTCGAACACGATGTCGATATTGTGGCTGAGTACGCATCCAGAGTGGCTGCGTGGATTGACGGGCGGATCGCAGCGGACGGCCCACCAGACGAAGTGCTGGAGAACCCGCAAATCAAAAGCGACGTGCTGGGGGTGTAA
- a CDS encoding branched-chain amino acid ABC transporter permease, which translates to MPLDLLPLALVDGVAYASLLFLVSMGLTLVFGVMGILNVAHGAFYAFGGYTAATLVAYFATRTESPVLLLGVLFLAAIIVGLVLGSLMEFILIRRAHAYDPILKLLITFGGFLVLEDVLRMIWGVQPYSASEVVGRLGNIELGGIYYTTYQIVVVPVTALVAYLALEYFLRYTRLGKQTVATTHNREVATALGINTKKIGLVTFVIATFLGALGGALASPTTSLVPGAGTDMIVLSFAVVATAGLGQISGALLAALLIGIMRSISVYMAPEIEVAVPYIIMVLVLIIRPHGLFTVAQARTI; encoded by the coding sequence GTGCCACTCGATCTGCTTCCACTCGCACTGGTGGATGGCGTCGCCTACGCCAGCCTGCTGTTTCTGGTATCCATGGGTCTGACGCTGGTCTTCGGGGTGATGGGCATCCTGAATGTTGCACACGGCGCATTCTATGCGTTTGGTGGCTACACAGCCGCCACGCTGGTGGCCTACTTTGCCACCCGGACCGAGTCGCCTGTGCTCCTGCTCGGGGTCTTGTTTCTCGCTGCAATCATCGTCGGACTGGTGCTCGGCTCCTTGATGGAGTTCATCCTGATCCGGCGTGCTCACGCCTATGACCCGATCCTGAAGCTCCTGATCACGTTTGGCGGATTTCTGGTGCTCGAAGATGTACTGCGCATGATCTGGGGGGTGCAACCCTACAGCGCCAGCGAGGTGGTCGGCCGTCTGGGCAACATCGAACTCGGCGGAATTTACTACACCACTTACCAGATCGTGGTCGTCCCGGTGACCGCTCTGGTCGCATATCTCGCACTGGAATACTTTCTGCGTTACACACGACTAGGCAAGCAGACCGTGGCCACCACACATAACCGTGAGGTGGCCACGGCACTGGGCATTAATACCAAAAAAATCGGTCTGGTCACCTTTGTGATTGCCACGTTTCTCGGGGCTCTGGGGGGTGCACTGGCCTCACCCACCACGTCGTTGGTACCGGGTGCCGGCACCGACATGATCGTGCTGTCGTTTGCTGTGGTGGCCACAGCAGGTCTTGGACAGATCTCAGGTGCCCTGCTGGCTGCCCTGCTGATCGGCATCATGCGATCGATCTCGGTCTATATGGCACCAGAGATCGAGGTCGCGGTGCCTTACATCATCATGGTGCTGGTGCTCATCATCCGTCCGCATGGTCTGTTCACGGTTGCCCAGGCGAGGACCATCTGA
- a CDS encoding ZIP family metal transporter yields the protein MPDVFIPSGQTRSCQPASTGIEHQAGTHHTAAAAPMRHARFPWLKLLTGLAIVFGGLMVVVSELFVWVTSPDQQFARWALAGGTVGVVFTALGALFAVLVLQWVRVRASAQALDEPDRWEQNVSQVDSYGSRLRGAVLTHENIVLSFAAGMMLCAAMLSLLMPGVETAIKLYGVRSGVGIVWGGFCVGLFLIWALSKIVSATIGQHRELASPATSGSGSERNSLSVRDRVKLFVTVIALHNIPEGMAVGASLAQGDLAIGLPVVAAIAIQNLPEGVAVALALVSAGSSMIMAVVIACVGALLEPVGAVLAVAIVGNATWAMWIYPAALAFAGAAMLYVVTCQVIPATLAARGGLAVWIAMGLGVLVMVAFDFALG from the coding sequence ATGCCTGACGTATTCATCCCTTCTGGTCAAACCCGCTCCTGTCAGCCCGCTTCTACCGGTATTGAGCACCAAGCCGGTACGCATCACACAGCTGCTGCAGCGCCGATGCGCCACGCCAGATTTCCATGGCTAAAGCTGCTGACAGGTCTTGCCATTGTCTTTGGTGGGCTGATGGTTGTGGTGTCTGAGCTGTTTGTCTGGGTCACATCGCCTGATCAGCAGTTTGCAAGATGGGCACTCGCTGGTGGCACAGTTGGTGTTGTCTTTACTGCACTCGGTGCCCTGTTTGCAGTGCTCGTCCTGCAGTGGGTGAGGGTGCGCGCGTCTGCTCAGGCATTAGACGAGCCAGACAGGTGGGAGCAGAATGTTTCCCAGGTTGATTCGTACGGATCCAGGTTGCGTGGAGCCGTTCTGACCCATGAGAACATCGTTCTGAGCTTTGCGGCTGGCATGATGCTGTGCGCGGCGATGCTGTCGCTCCTGATGCCGGGTGTGGAAACAGCGATCAAACTGTATGGGGTCCGGTCAGGTGTCGGAATCGTCTGGGGTGGATTCTGTGTAGGACTGTTTCTGATCTGGGCGCTTTCAAAGATCGTGTCAGCCACGATCGGACAACACCGCGAACTGGCATCGCCCGCGACTTCCGGGTCAGGTAGTGAGCGTAATTCCCTGAGCGTTCGCGATCGGGTGAAGTTGTTTGTCACCGTGATTGCCTTGCATAACATTCCTGAAGGGATGGCGGTTGGTGCATCGCTGGCTCAAGGAGACCTTGCGATTGGCTTGCCAGTCGTGGCAGCGATTGCGATACAGAATCTGCCAGAGGGTGTTGCGGTCGCGCTGGCGCTGGTCTCGGCGGGCTCCTCCATGATCATGGCGGTCGTGATTGCGTGTGTGGGCGCCTTGCTTGAGCCTGTAGGCGCTGTGCTGGCTGTGGCGATCGTCGGCAATGCAACGTGGGCGATGTGGATCTATCCGGCTGCACTCGCCTTTGCGGGGGCGGCCATGTTGTATGTCGTGACCTGTCAGGTGATTCCGGCAACACTGGCTGCCCGGGGTGGCCTGGCGGTGTGGATCGCGATGGGTCTGGGTGTCCTGGTGATGGTGGCTTTTGATTTCGCTCTGGGGTGA
- a CDS encoding zinc-dependent alcohol dehydrogenase family protein, with protein sequence MRIQAAIVREMGLPMPYAQSRPVEITEVELDSPGFGEVLVQMKAAGLCHSDLSVINGDRPRALPMVLGHESSGEVVEVGPGVHDLKPGDHVVMVFVPSCGQCEPCMQARPALCEPGAYANSQGTLLGGDRRLHIGNTYLNHHTGVSCFADHAVVSRRSCVKINVELTHREAALFGCAVLTGAGAVINRARIRLGDTAAIIGLGGVGLSALIAAVGAGARRVVAVDLSDEKLALARQLGATHTVNPKNVQTDQDLIDQAGGQVDYGFDMAGAVPAFETAYRLTRRGGATITSGLPNPQSRFSLSLSQLVGEEREIRGSYLGSGVPAIDINRYIELYKEGRLPVDRMMGQSFTLDQINEGFDHLASGSSLRDAIVF encoded by the coding sequence ATGCGTATTCAGGCGGCGATTGTTCGGGAGATGGGACTGCCCATGCCCTACGCCCAATCCCGGCCGGTCGAGATCACTGAAGTCGAGCTCGACAGTCCCGGATTCGGAGAAGTACTGGTGCAGATGAAAGCCGCCGGACTGTGTCATTCCGACCTGTCCGTCATCAATGGCGATCGCCCCAGAGCCCTGCCGATGGTACTCGGACACGAATCGTCGGGTGAGGTGGTTGAGGTCGGACCCGGTGTGCATGACTTAAAGCCTGGCGACCACGTGGTGATGGTGTTTGTACCTAGTTGCGGTCAGTGCGAGCCTTGCATGCAGGCCCGCCCTGCCCTGTGTGAACCCGGTGCCTACGCCAATAGCCAGGGCACCTTGCTCGGTGGCGATCGGCGATTGCACATCGGCAACACCTACTTGAATCACCACACCGGGGTCTCCTGCTTTGCAGACCATGCTGTGGTGTCACGTCGCTCGTGCGTCAAGATCAATGTTGAACTTACGCATCGCGAAGCGGCGCTTTTTGGATGTGCCGTCCTGACCGGTGCGGGTGCTGTCATCAACCGAGCCCGTATCCGTCTGGGTGATACAGCGGCGATCATCGGACTCGGTGGTGTCGGACTGAGTGCGCTCATAGCAGCCGTCGGCGCAGGTGCCAGACGGGTCGTCGCCGTCGACTTGTCCGATGAGAAACTGGCACTCGCCCGGCAACTGGGTGCCACCCACACCGTCAACCCAAAGAACGTGCAGACCGATCAGGATCTGATTGATCAGGCCGGGGGTCAGGTGGACTACGGGTTTGACATGGCAGGCGCCGTCCCGGCGTTCGAGACCGCGTATCGCCTCACGCGCAGAGGCGGGGCCACCATTACCTCAGGTTTGCCCAATCCGCAATCCCGGTTCTCGCTCTCGCTCTCCCAGCTTGTGGGTGAAGAGCGAGAAATCCGCGGCAGTTATCTGGGTTCAGGGGTCCCTGCTATCGATATCAACCGCTACATCGAGCTTTACAAGGAAGGTCGACTGCCCGTAGACAGAATGATGGGACAGAGTTTCACGCTGGATCAAATCAACGAAGGATTCGATCACCTGGCTTCCGGTAGCAGTCTTCGGGATGCGATTGTGTTTTAG
- a CDS encoding ABC transporter ATP-binding protein, whose product MLTIEKLNVDLASNRILRDVSAQFDDARTIGIVGRNGAGKTTLLRSIMGLVKARSGSIRFDDRELIDLPGHVRAELNFGYAPEDRVIFPTMSVEQNLRLPCEVQGQSAQEITERLQTVLKVVPQIEPMLARSGSALSGGQGKMVALGRAIMVGTRVLMLDEPFQGLAPKLSQEYALALGRLKELQPDLCVVITESNVKLLGSIPDQIWTIERGSLTLNT is encoded by the coding sequence ATGCTGACCATTGAAAAACTCAACGTGGACCTCGCCTCCAACCGGATTCTCAGAGACGTCTCGGCACAGTTTGATGACGCGCGCACGATTGGCATTGTCGGGCGCAATGGCGCCGGAAAAACCACCCTCTTGCGCTCGATCATGGGACTGGTCAAAGCCCGCTCGGGCAGTATCCGGTTTGATGACAGGGAGCTCATCGACCTGCCTGGTCATGTGCGAGCCGAACTGAATTTCGGCTACGCACCCGAAGACCGCGTGATCTTCCCGACCATGAGTGTCGAGCAGAACCTGCGACTGCCATGCGAAGTACAAGGACAGTCCGCTCAAGAGATCACCGAACGTCTGCAAACCGTGCTCAAGGTGGTTCCGCAGATCGAACCCATGCTCGCCAGATCAGGTTCTGCGCTCTCAGGTGGTCAGGGCAAGATGGTGGCACTGGGCCGGGCCATCATGGTTGGTACCCGCGTGTTGATGCTGGACGAACCGTTTCAGGGCCTGGCACCCAAGCTCAGTCAGGAGTATGCCCTGGCACTCGGACGCCTGAAGGAACTACAGCCCGATCTCTGCGTGGTCATCACTGAATCGAACGTCAAGCTTCTCGGGAGTATTCCGGACCAGATCTGGACCATCGAAAGAGGATCACTGACATTGAACACCTGA
- a CDS encoding ABC transporter substrate-binding protein — protein sequence MMKQKLARLLGAAVLAASGASVASVALAADKPDELKVGITTYLSGPASVFGVPARDGADILIEEINAQGGIGGVKVVPTYIDEGGGGEKLLSEYRRLVDNGTDVMLASISSGHCNIVAPVAEDLKVLNILWDCGTQNALEGKDYQYVVRTEANATIEMLAQVLYLLKVNPDFKTIAIVNQDYAWGRDSRDLFLAGLKRFRPDVKVVAEMFPKFGAADFSTEISRLQALRPDVILTTSWGGDLDNFVRQANQRRLFDNSQFVLSLGESSLERLGDSLPEGVIIGARGDHYFQHPETKDDPAHQAFVKKFREKTGSYPIYSVYHMAQALNGLKAGYEKAMADNGGNWPTKEQVAKAMHDIKFKGFGREVVIDRSDGQAVEAQLFGVTKASDQYPFKVLDNMMIIPGNLVLPPVGKNSLEWIEKEFNPDVINDPGIVSFK from the coding sequence ATGATGAAACAGAAACTGGCCAGACTGCTCGGAGCAGCCGTTCTGGCTGCCTCGGGCGCATCGGTTGCATCGGTGGCGCTTGCGGCCGACAAGCCTGACGAACTCAAGGTCGGCATTACCACTTACCTGTCCGGGCCTGCATCGGTCTTTGGCGTTCCGGCTCGCGACGGAGCTGACATCCTGATCGAAGAGATCAATGCCCAGGGCGGAATTGGCGGAGTCAAAGTGGTCCCGACCTATATCGATGAAGGGGGTGGTGGCGAAAAGCTGCTCTCGGAATACCGTCGTCTGGTCGACAATGGCACCGATGTGATGCTGGCATCCATCTCCAGTGGTCACTGCAACATCGTGGCACCAGTGGCAGAAGACCTCAAAGTCCTCAACATCCTGTGGGACTGCGGCACCCAGAATGCGCTTGAAGGCAAGGACTATCAGTACGTGGTTCGGACCGAGGCCAATGCCACCATCGAGATGCTGGCTCAGGTGCTTTACCTGCTCAAGGTCAATCCGGATTTCAAGACGATCGCGATCGTGAACCAGGATTACGCCTGGGGACGTGATTCGCGCGACCTCTTTCTGGCTGGTCTGAAGCGCTTTCGGCCGGACGTCAAAGTCGTGGCGGAAATGTTCCCGAAGTTCGGGGCAGCCGACTTTTCGACAGAAATCAGCCGTCTGCAGGCACTGCGTCCGGATGTGATTCTGACCACCTCATGGGGCGGTGATCTGGACAACTTCGTGCGTCAGGCTAATCAGCGCAGACTCTTTGACAACTCGCAGTTCGTGCTGTCACTGGGCGAGAGCTCCCTGGAGCGGCTGGGTGACTCCTTGCCTGAAGGTGTGATCATCGGCGCACGGGGGGATCACTACTTCCAGCATCCGGAAACCAAGGATGATCCAGCCCACCAGGCCTTTGTGAAGAAGTTCAGAGAAAAGACCGGTTCTTATCCGATCTACTCGGTCTACCACATGGCCCAGGCGCTGAATGGTCTCAAGGCTGGTTACGAGAAAGCCATGGCCGACAATGGTGGTAACTGGCCAACCAAAGAACAGGTGGCCAAAGCCATGCACGACATCAAGTTCAAGGGTTTCGGGCGCGAAGTCGTGATTGATCGCTCTGACGGCCAGGCAGTCGAAGCCCAGCTTTTTGGGGTGACAAAGGCCAGTGATCAGTACCCCTTCAAAGTGCTGGACAACATGATGATCATCCCGGGCAACCTGGTTCTGCCGCCGGTGGGCAAAAACTCGCTGGAGTGGATCGAGAAGGAGTTCAACCCCGACGTCATCAATGATCCAGGCATCGTGAGCTTCAAGTGA